In one Antennarius striatus isolate MH-2024 chromosome 15, ASM4005453v1, whole genome shotgun sequence genomic region, the following are encoded:
- the LOC137608630 gene encoding synaptic vesicle 2-related protein-like isoform X2: MNSWTRPDKVTYRRWRNPDFMGEVNFVDQSDEYQYTGNDICPAGSGRLDSQEGYSASKSRSDKTEETLRVDDVLDTIGFGKFQWKLSLLTGLAWIGDAMEMMILSILGPQLHCEWRLPSYQVALITSVVFIGTGITSPVWGKISDKYGRRVGLITSICWILFYGLLSAFAPVYGWLLVLRGLVGAGIGGCPQGMTLYSEFLPMKMRGTCIMMMSIFWSVGAIFVVFLALWTMPTLGWRWLLIFSIIPLAIFICFCKWLPESPRFDLLTGNTEKAMATLQLIAKENGKTMPEGKVITHKQKERGQIKDLLSPQYRRTTLLLWFIWFSIAFNYYGLVLLTTELYQSGDPCGATQGAKTEPSCNLECNYLTSDDYKDLLWTTLAEVPGVLVFLLIIDRVGRRKSIAACFFMFSLFILPLYACIGRVAVIIFIFTARAFITGGFQVVCVYTPEVFPTETRALAIGICSAISRVGSLLTPFIAQVILRKSLSLTLFLYCGCSLLAGVASLFLPIETSGRSLQESSLNQKA, translated from the exons ATGAACAGCTGGACCAGACCAGATAAGGTGACTTACAGGCGCTGGAGAAATCCTGACTTCAT GGGTGAGGTGAATTTTGTGGATCAGAGCGATGAGTACCAATACACAGGCAATGACATCTGCCCTGCTGGCTCAGGTAGACTGGACTCACAGGAAGGATATTCTGCCTCCAAATCAAGATCTGATAAAACTGAAG AAACCTTGAGAGTAGACGATGTACTAGATACCATCGGCTTTGGAAAGTTCCAGTGGAAATTATCTCTCCTCACCGGACTAGCGTGG ATAGGAGATGCCATGGAAATGATGATCCTCAGTATCTTGGGCCCCCAGCTTCACTGTGAGTGGAGGTTGCCCAGCTATCAGGTGGCTCTCATAACATCG GTGGTGTTCATTGGGACAGGGATTACTTCGCCTGTTTGGGGAAAAATTTCTGACAAATATGGAAGAAGAGTT GGTCTGATCACTTCTATCTGCTGGATCCTGTTTTATGGCCTGTTGAGTGCCTTCGCTCCAGTATATGGCTGGCTCTTGGTCCTGCGGGGTCTTGTAGGCGCTGGCATTGGAGGATGTCCTCAGGG GATGACATTGTACTCGGAGTTCCTTCCAATGAAGATGAGAGGCACCTGCATCATGATGATGTCG ATATTCTGGTCAGTTGGTGCTATATTCGTAGTCTTTTTGGCATTGTGGACCATGCCAACACTTGGTTGGAGATGGCTGCTCATTTTCTCCATTATACCATTGGcaatatttatttgcttttgtaaG TGGCTTCCTGAAAGTCCTCGCTTTGACttgctgacaggaaacacagagaaagCCATGGCAACATTACAGCTTATCGCCAAAGAGAATGGCAAGACCATGCCTGAAGGGAAGGTGATCACCCACAAACAG aaagAACGTGGACAGATTAAAGATCTCCTTTCTCCACAATATAGGAGGActactcttcttctgtggtttatTTG GTTTTCCATTGCCTTTAACTATTATGGTCTAGTTCTGTTGACAACTGAGCTGTACCAATCTGGAGATCCATGTGGAG CAACCCAAGGAGCCAAAACTGAACCCAGTTGTAATTTAGAGTGCAATTATTTGACATCAGATGATTACAAAGACCTTTTATGGACAACGTTGGCTGAAGTTCCTG gtgttttagtttttcttctgATAATTGACCGTGTTGGCAGGAGGAAGAGCATCGCAGCGTGTTTCTTCATGTTCTCCTTGTTCATTTTGCCTCTATATGCGTGTATCGGAAG GGTCGCTGTCATAATCTTCATCTTTACTGCCAGAGCCTTCATTACTGGAGGATTTcaagttgtttgtgtttacacaccAGAA GTGTTTCCTACAGAAACTAGAGCCTTGGCAATTGGAATATGCAGTGCAATTTCCAGGGTGGGTTCCCTACTTACACCGTTTATTGCACAG GTGATACTCAGGAAGTCACTGTCTTTGACTCTGTTTCTATACTGTGGCTGTAGTCTTTTGGCTGGTGTTGCAAGCTTGTTCCTGCCTATAGAGACATCGGGCAGGAGTCTGCAGGAATCCAGTCTAAACCAGAAGGCTTGA
- the ssh1b gene encoding protein phosphatase Slingshot homolog 1, which translates to MALVTLQRSPTPRPSSSSSTTNSSAGEDFGSDDDRKNNQSLSESFFMVKGAALFLQQGGSTQGPKTPTHHRHAGDLPQHLQVMFKILRSEDRIKLAVRLESGWSEQLRYMVVIYTNGHQDTEENIVLGMDFTDKDSKDCSIGMVLPLWSDTNIHLDGDGGFSVNTAGRSHVFKPVSVQAMWSALQVLHKACEVSRRFNYFPGGIALTWMAFYESSITSEQSCINEWNAMTDLETTRPDSPTMFVDRPTERERTECLIKAKLRNIMTFQDLENITSKEIRNVLEQHMSCNLTEYKEFIDNEMLMILGQMDKATLIFDHVYLGSEWNASNLQELRDYGVGYILNVTREIDNFFPGMFSYHNVRVYDEEATDLLAHWNDTYNFMVKAKKNNSKCLVHCKMGVSRSASTVIAYAMKEYGWSLEKAYNFVKQKRSVAQPNAAFMRQLAEYEGILDASKQRHNKLWRPETDEEGSDDLQASGHSTGGEETPVLREEEALGGCGVSPCRGMGLEMEPLDSLNYNYYFRRLSDSALDSEPSTPVRGPPLLGMERVFIEIEDVERDALLEDEGFPMAHLALPGEGTAAQTCGRLDPLEDMRLRLEFSTLEEEDEEEAKKEEAEMAAFSQTPGNSDGNKTAVESGRTEESRLGLANLNTNNSNRLAAKRSCPAAFDDSASTGNPLKVKPSYQSCEDCLRLPQGRRCDRPAGGRSHRLTSTRHCSLPIICIDPPGTNFASTSILQSLQTPGVVPPNLVQSCSPLYHCPTCGPDVPPVLQNNPHKLVSPMSCEVSPHGHSSAENEDMDEPQVDGDEISRKGAEPLDASTAEGLKLEPVGAVELHLQMPELGMEFGLELMRQRAEQVEKLPSLDMTGQLPVGPFP; encoded by the exons ATGGCCCTGGTGACTCTGCAGCGGTCTCCCacaccgagaccatcatcatcgtccAGCACCACCAACAGCAGTGCGGGGGAG gATTTTGGAAGTGATGATGACCGGAAAAATAATCAGAG CCTCAGCGAGAGCTTCTTCATGGTCAAAGGAGCTGCCTTGTTCCTCCAGCAGGGCGGCAGCACACAAGGGCCAAAGACCCCGACTCACCACAGGCATGCag GTGATTTACCTCAACACCTGCAGGTCATGTTTAAGATCCTCCGGTCTGAAGATCGCATTAAGTTG GCTGTTCGGTTAGAGAGCGGATGGTCGGAGCAGCTGCGGTACATGGTTGTTATTTACACCAATGGCCATCAAGACACAGAGGAAAATATTGTTCTCGGAATGGACTTCACAGACAAAGACAG CAAAGATTGCTCCATTGGGATGGTGCTACCCCTCTGGAGTGATACCAACATACATTTAGATGGAGATGG gggcttcagtgtgaacacagcaGGGCGGTCACATGTCTTCAAGCCTGTATCTGTGCAGGCCATGTG GTCTGCTCTGCAGGTTCTCCACAAGGCGTGTGAGGTGTCACGCCGGTTCAACTACTTCCCAGGGGGCATTGCTCTCACTTGGATGGCCTTCTATGAGAGCAGCATTACCTCAGAGCAGAGCTGCATTAATGAATGGAACGCCATGACCGACCTGGAGACCACACGGCCTGACTCACCCACCATGTTTGTTGACCG GCCGACAGAACGGGAGAGAACAGAGTGTCTTATTAAAGCCAAGCTGCGAAACATCATGACATTTCAAGACCTGGAGAACATCACCTCCAAGGAA ATCCGTAATGTGTTGGAGCAACATATGAGCTGTAACCTCACAGAGTACAAAGAGTTCATAGACAATGAGATGCTCATGATTCTGGGCCAGATGGACAAGGCCACACTGATCTTTGACCACGTTTACCTG GGTTCTGAGTGGAACGCTTCCAATTTGCAAGAGCTACGTGATTACGG AGTGGGTTACATCCTGAATGTCACCAGAGAGATCGACAACTTCTTCCCAGGGATGTTCTCGTACCACAATGTCCGCGTGTACGATGAGGAAGCCACCGACCTGCTGGCTCACTGGAATGATACCTACAACTTTATGGTCAAAGCCAA GAAGAACAACTCCAAGTGCCTGGTGCACTGTAAGATGGGGGTGAGCCGGTCTGCCTCTACGGTTATTGCTTATGCAATGAAGGAGTACGGCTGGTCTCTGGAGAAAGCGTACAACTTCGTCAAGCAGAAACGGAGCGTAGCTCAGCCGAACGCTGCTTTCATGAGACAGTTGGCGGAATATGAGGGAATCCTGGATGCAAG TAAACAACGCCACAACAAGCTATGGAGGCCTGAAACAGATGAGGAGGGATCAGACGACCTTCAAGCCTCTGGCCACAGTACCGGTGGTGAGGAGACACCGGTGCTCAGGGAGGAAGAAGCCTTGGGGGGCTGTGGGGTGTCGCCCTGCAGAGGGATGGGTCTGGAGATGGAGCCGCTTGACTCTCTGAACTATAACTACTACTTCAGACGTTTGTCGGACTCTGCTCTAGACAGTGAGCCTTCCACTCCTGTGCGAGGTCCCCCTCTGTTGGGCATGGAAAGAGTTTTTATTGAGATTGAAGACGTGGAGAGGGATGCTCTGTTGGAGGACGAGGGTTTCCCTATGGCCCATCTAGCACTGCCTGGCGAGGGCACGGCGGCTCAGACGTGTGGGCGCCTCGACCCGCTCGAGGACATGAGACTGAGACTCGAGTTCAGTActttggaggaagaggacgaagaggaAGCCAAGAAAGAGGAAGCGGAGATGGCAGCGTTTTCTCAAACGCCTGGAAACTCAGATGGGAATAAGACGGCGGTGGAGAGCGGGAGGACGGAGGAAAGCCGGTTGGGCCTCGCCAACCTGAACACCAACAACAGCAACCGCCTGGCAGCCAAACGCAGCTGCCCTGCGGCATTCGAC GATAGCGCCAGCACAGGAAACCCATTAAAAGTGAAGCCCTCCTATCAGTCGTGTGAAGACTGCCTCCGTCTGCCACAAGGACGCCGCTGCGACCGTCCAGCAGGGGGCCGATCTCATCGCCTGACCTCCACCCGTCACTGCAGCCTCCCAATCATATGCATAGATCCACCCGGGACCAATTTTGCTTCCACCTCAATACTGCAATCACTTCAAACCCCAGGAGTTGTCCCGCCTAACTTGGTCCAATCCTGTAGTCCTCTGTACCACTGCCCCACCTGCGGTCCTGACGTCCCACCTGTCTTGCAGAATAATCCTCACAAACTGGTCTCTCCCATGAGTTGTGAGGTGTCACCTCACGGCCACAGCTCAGCGGAAAATGAAGACATGGATGAACCACAAGTGGATGGAGATGAAATATCGCGGAAGGGTGCAGAGCCCTTGGATGCATCTACTGCTGAAGGTTTAAAATTAGAACCTGTTGGTGCAGTGGAGCTCCACCTTCAGATGCCAGAACTGGGGATGGAATTCGGTCTGGAACTCATGCGGCAGAGGGCAGAGCAGGTGGAGAAGCTGCCCAGCTTGGACATGACGGGCCAGCTCCCAGTGGGGCCTTTCCCATAG
- the LOC137608630 gene encoding synaptic vesicle 2-related protein-like isoform X1 has product MNSWTRPDKVTYRRWRNPDFMGEVNFVDQSDEYQYTGNDICPAGSGRLDSQEGYSASKSRSDKTEETLRVDDVLDTIGFGKFQWKLSLLTGLAWIGDAMEMMILSILGPQLHCEWRLPSYQVALITSVVFIGTGITSPVWGKISDKYGRRVGLITSICWILFYGLLSAFAPVYGWLLVLRGLVGAGIGGCPQGMTLYSEFLPMKMRGTCIMMMSIFWSVGAIFVVFLALWTMPTLGWRWLLIFSIIPLAIFICFCKWLPESPRFDLLTGNTEKAMATLQLIAKENGKTMPEGKVITHKQKERGQIKDLLSPQYRRTTLLLWFIWFSIAFNYYGLVLLTTELYQSGDPCGATQGAKTEPSCNLECNYLTSDDYKDLLWTTLAEVPGVLVFLLIIDRVGRRKSIAACFFMFSLFILPLYACIGRVAVIIFIFTARAFITGGFQVVCVYTPEVFPTETRALAIGICSAISRVGSLLTPFIAQSFGWCCKLVPAYRDIGQESAGIQSKPEGLRAEYHNKNVIWCNIPIRQRVDQQRVMIMMMFIQLG; this is encoded by the exons ATGAACAGCTGGACCAGACCAGATAAGGTGACTTACAGGCGCTGGAGAAATCCTGACTTCAT GGGTGAGGTGAATTTTGTGGATCAGAGCGATGAGTACCAATACACAGGCAATGACATCTGCCCTGCTGGCTCAGGTAGACTGGACTCACAGGAAGGATATTCTGCCTCCAAATCAAGATCTGATAAAACTGAAG AAACCTTGAGAGTAGACGATGTACTAGATACCATCGGCTTTGGAAAGTTCCAGTGGAAATTATCTCTCCTCACCGGACTAGCGTGG ATAGGAGATGCCATGGAAATGATGATCCTCAGTATCTTGGGCCCCCAGCTTCACTGTGAGTGGAGGTTGCCCAGCTATCAGGTGGCTCTCATAACATCG GTGGTGTTCATTGGGACAGGGATTACTTCGCCTGTTTGGGGAAAAATTTCTGACAAATATGGAAGAAGAGTT GGTCTGATCACTTCTATCTGCTGGATCCTGTTTTATGGCCTGTTGAGTGCCTTCGCTCCAGTATATGGCTGGCTCTTGGTCCTGCGGGGTCTTGTAGGCGCTGGCATTGGAGGATGTCCTCAGGG GATGACATTGTACTCGGAGTTCCTTCCAATGAAGATGAGAGGCACCTGCATCATGATGATGTCG ATATTCTGGTCAGTTGGTGCTATATTCGTAGTCTTTTTGGCATTGTGGACCATGCCAACACTTGGTTGGAGATGGCTGCTCATTTTCTCCATTATACCATTGGcaatatttatttgcttttgtaaG TGGCTTCCTGAAAGTCCTCGCTTTGACttgctgacaggaaacacagagaaagCCATGGCAACATTACAGCTTATCGCCAAAGAGAATGGCAAGACCATGCCTGAAGGGAAGGTGATCACCCACAAACAG aaagAACGTGGACAGATTAAAGATCTCCTTTCTCCACAATATAGGAGGActactcttcttctgtggtttatTTG GTTTTCCATTGCCTTTAACTATTATGGTCTAGTTCTGTTGACAACTGAGCTGTACCAATCTGGAGATCCATGTGGAG CAACCCAAGGAGCCAAAACTGAACCCAGTTGTAATTTAGAGTGCAATTATTTGACATCAGATGATTACAAAGACCTTTTATGGACAACGTTGGCTGAAGTTCCTG gtgttttagtttttcttctgATAATTGACCGTGTTGGCAGGAGGAAGAGCATCGCAGCGTGTTTCTTCATGTTCTCCTTGTTCATTTTGCCTCTATATGCGTGTATCGGAAG GGTCGCTGTCATAATCTTCATCTTTACTGCCAGAGCCTTCATTACTGGAGGATTTcaagttgtttgtgtttacacaccAGAA GTGTTTCCTACAGAAACTAGAGCCTTGGCAATTGGAATATGCAGTGCAATTTCCAGGGTGGGTTCCCTACTTACACCGTTTATTGCACAG TCTTTTGGCTGGTGTTGCAAGCTTGTTCCTGCCTATAGAGACATCGGGCAGGAGTCTGCAGGAATCCAGTCTAAACCAGAAGGCTTGAGGGCAGAGTATCACAACAAGAATGTCATATGGTGTAACATTCCCATCCGACAAAGGGTAGATCAGCAAAGAGtaatgattatgatgatgtttATACAATTAGGATGA